In the Carboxydothermus hydrogenoformans Z-2901 genome, one interval contains:
- a CDS encoding DUF362 domain-containing protein produces the protein MEKAGGREIKSYNFYVDFEPIVALVKDTVIPKMYKVRQKFDVPVLKNPVEKLNQELRNKEEVMKKLKGKRVCIAVGSRGIANIADFVAETVKVVKDYGGEPFIIPAMGSHGGATNEGQKQVLEELGITEETVKAPIVSHLDVELVGKTRENVPVYASCDALNADAVIIINRIKPHTSFSGDIESGIIKMIVIGLGKQKGAEVCHKMGFYRFSERLQEMARVILTKVPVVLGIGLIENAYDETAEVKALTTDEFFVEEPKLLNLAKSLMPKILVNNLDVLIVDEIGKDISGDGMDPNVTGRFASDYGKGDLIVDRIVVLRLTERTEGNANGIGVADVTTLKVLESTDFTKGYINSITAAIPRTVRLPMVMPNDEMAIKAAIKTANNFDYVGEDTRIVRIKNTLNVEQIYISQALLSEVRANSSLEIVDGPIDFAFDEEGNILTGWK, from the coding sequence ATGGAAAAAGCTGGAGGAAGAGAAATAAAAAGTTATAACTTTTATGTTGACTTTGAGCCTATTGTGGCGCTAGTTAAAGATACGGTAATTCCCAAGATGTATAAAGTCAGGCAAAAGTTTGATGTACCGGTACTAAAAAATCCTGTTGAAAAATTAAACCAAGAACTTCGCAATAAAGAAGAAGTCATGAAAAAGTTAAAAGGAAAAAGAGTATGTATTGCGGTAGGTAGCAGAGGTATAGCGAATATTGCGGATTTTGTTGCAGAAACGGTAAAAGTAGTTAAGGATTATGGTGGAGAACCGTTTATTATTCCCGCTATGGGAAGCCATGGCGGGGCTACCAATGAAGGACAAAAGCAGGTTTTAGAAGAGCTTGGCATAACTGAAGAAACTGTAAAAGCGCCAATTGTTTCGCATTTAGACGTAGAATTAGTAGGGAAAACAAGGGAAAATGTCCCTGTTTATGCAAGTTGTGATGCTTTAAACGCTGATGCAGTTATCATTATAAATAGAATAAAACCTCATACATCTTTTAGCGGCGATATTGAGAGCGGTATTATAAAAATGATAGTAATAGGGCTTGGTAAGCAAAAGGGAGCCGAAGTGTGCCATAAAATGGGTTTTTATCGCTTTTCCGAACGGTTGCAAGAAATGGCTCGGGTAATTTTAACTAAAGTTCCAGTGGTTTTAGGAATAGGTTTAATAGAAAATGCCTATGATGAAACTGCTGAAGTTAAGGCGTTAACGACTGATGAGTTTTTTGTTGAAGAACCCAAACTTTTAAACCTGGCAAAATCATTAATGCCGAAAATTTTAGTAAACAATTTAGATGTTTTAATCGTTGATGAAATAGGTAAAGATATCAGTGGAGATGGAATGGATCCAAATGTGACGGGAAGATTTGCTTCTGATTATGGAAAAGGAGATTTAATCGTAGATAGAATAGTGGTTCTACGTCTAACCGAACGGACAGAAGGTAATGCAAATGGTATTGGTGTAGCAGATGTTACTACATTAAAGGTTTTAGAAAGTACTGATTTTACGAAAGGATATATAAATAGTATTACTGCTGCAATACCGCGTACCGTTCGTTTGCCAATGGTTATGCCTAATGACGAAATGGCAATTAAGGCAGCAATCAAAACTGCTAATAACTTTGATTATGTCGGTGAAGACACTAGAATAGTACGCATTAAAAATACTTTAAATGTAGAGCAAATTTACATTTCGCAAGCACTTTTGTCAGAAGTAAGAGCAAATTCATCATTAGAAATTGTTGATGGGCCAATTGACTTTGCTTTTGACGAAGAGGGAAATATTTTAACAGGATGGAAATAA
- a CDS encoding alpha-hydroxy-acid oxidizing protein, giving the protein MDLKEIRATAREKLKGFCRVCPVCDGRACAGEVPGMGGVGTGKAFQENLRALSRYKLNLRTIHGVKEPDLSFELFGVKVSMPVFAAPITGTTYNMGGALTDEEYSLAVVEGSLLAGTLAFTGDGADPTMYGSGLKAIKKVEGKGIPIIKPRAQEEIIKRIREAEETGAIAVGVDIDGAGLLTMALKGQPVSPKTLEEVMEIVNSTRLPFILKGIMTPDEAELAVQAGAKAIVVSNHGGRTLDETPGAADVLPEIAARVKGKITILADGGVRSGVDVLKLLALGADGVLIGRPIIVAAFGGGAEGVKIYLEKIKKELREAMLLTGVARVTEVPGTIIRKEQ; this is encoded by the coding sequence ATGGACTTAAAAGAAATTAGGGCAACCGCCAGAGAAAAGCTCAAGGGATTTTGCCGGGTTTGCCCGGTATGTGACGGTCGGGCATGTGCCGGAGAAGTACCGGGAATGGGAGGAGTAGGTACCGGAAAAGCTTTTCAGGAAAATTTACGGGCTCTTTCCCGGTATAAGTTAAATTTAAGAACGATTCACGGAGTAAAAGAACCGGATTTAAGCTTTGAACTTTTTGGGGTTAAGGTAAGCATGCCGGTTTTTGCTGCTCCGATTACCGGAACCACTTACAACATGGGCGGAGCGTTAACTGATGAGGAATATAGTTTAGCGGTTGTTGAAGGTAGCCTTTTAGCTGGAACCTTAGCTTTTACCGGAGATGGAGCCGATCCCACCATGTACGGTTCGGGGTTAAAAGCGATTAAAAAAGTGGAGGGTAAAGGTATTCCCATTATTAAACCAAGAGCGCAAGAGGAGATAATTAAAAGGATTAGAGAAGCGGAAGAAACGGGAGCTATTGCTGTAGGGGTGGATATTGATGGAGCCGGATTACTAACGATGGCTTTAAAGGGGCAGCCGGTCAGTCCGAAAACCCTGGAAGAAGTAATGGAAATTGTTAATTCCACCAGGCTTCCGTTTATTTTAAAAGGTATTATGACCCCTGATGAGGCCGAATTAGCGGTTCAGGCCGGGGCGAAAGCCATTGTGGTTTCCAACCATGGTGGAAGGACGTTGGATGAAACTCCCGGGGCTGCCGATGTCCTGCCGGAAATTGCTGCCAGAGTAAAAGGGAAAATCACCATCCTGGCCGATGGAGGAGTAAGATCCGGTGTCGATGTTTTAAAACTTTTGGCGCTGGGAGCGGATGGAGTATTAATAGGGCGGCCGATAATTGTGGCAGCTTTTGGCGGTGGTGCCGAAGGAGTTAAAATTTACCTAGAGAAAATTAAAAAGGAACTAAGGGAAGCGATGCTTTTAACCGGAGTTGCGCGGGTGACCGAAGTCCCGGGAACAATTATCCGGAAGGAGCAGTAA
- the dapA gene encoding 4-hydroxy-tetrahydrodipicolinate synthase codes for MTEILNKFRGVIPPMLTIFKEDGTFDWEGNKALIDFLINGGVHGIFVLGSSGEFSHLNAEERKEFAKFVVDYVAGRVPVLVGTGSSNTKEVVELTKHAKEIGADGVVVVSPYYWGLSEKNLYQHFATVAKVVDIPIVLYNFPDLTGQNLSPSLVAKLASDFPNIVGIKDTIDSIAHIRELILQVKTVRPDFSVLAGYDDHLFNTLAMGGDGVIPGTANFAPHIPVNIYNNFVKGNIEESMNWHRKLLRLPRIYSLDKPAISLLKEACKLCGLPVESYIRQPAGRADEAAVENLKTLLREAGLIK; via the coding sequence ATGACAGAAATTTTAAATAAATTTCGTGGAGTAATTCCACCGATGTTAACCATTTTCAAAGAGGATGGTACCTTTGATTGGGAAGGCAATAAAGCTCTAATAGATTTTTTAATCAATGGTGGAGTTCATGGAATATTTGTTTTAGGGAGCTCTGGAGAATTTTCTCATCTAAATGCTGAAGAAAGAAAGGAATTTGCCAAATTTGTGGTAGATTATGTAGCAGGCCGGGTACCTGTTTTAGTAGGTACCGGAAGCAGTAATACCAAGGAAGTTGTGGAATTAACGAAACATGCCAAAGAAATTGGAGCCGATGGTGTGGTAGTTGTTTCTCCTTATTATTGGGGACTTTCTGAAAAAAATTTATACCAGCATTTTGCAACTGTGGCGAAAGTAGTAGATATACCTATAGTTCTTTACAATTTCCCTGATTTGACCGGTCAAAATCTTTCTCCTTCTCTTGTTGCAAAGTTAGCAAGTGATTTTCCAAATATTGTTGGTATTAAGGATACAATTGATAGTATAGCTCACATAAGAGAATTAATTTTACAGGTAAAAACAGTTAGACCGGATTTCAGCGTATTGGCAGGATACGACGACCACCTATTCAATACATTGGCTATGGGTGGAGATGGTGTAATACCTGGGACAGCTAATTTTGCGCCTCATATACCTGTAAATATTTATAATAATTTTGTTAAGGGCAATATAGAAGAGAGCATGAATTGGCACCGGAAACTTTTAAGACTGCCGCGCATTTATAGTCTTGATAAGCCAGCAATTAGCTTATTAAAAGAAGCTTGCAAGCTTTGTGGTTTACCCGTTGAAAGTTATATACGGCAACCAGCGGGGCGTGCTGATGAAGCAGCAGTAGAAAACCTAAAAACTTTGCTTAGGGAAGCGGGTTTAATAAAGTAG
- a CDS encoding 4-hydroxyphenylacetate 3-hydroxylase family protein, whose product MPLKTVKEYLNSLRAMKFEVYFRGERIENPVDHPVIRPSVNAVAMTYALAHNSKYKDLATAYSPFVDKYVNRFTHIHQSTDDLLKKVELLRTIGQLTGVCFQRCVGMDGLNAVYAVTYEIDEKYGTQYHQRFINYLKYVQENDLVVDGAMTDPKGDRGLRPSEQEDKDLYLRVVKETEEGIVVRGAKFHQTGAINSHEILVMPTISLKGEEEKPYAVSFAVPSDSPGIVYVYGRQPSDLRSLYDAPEDCGNPKFAGQEAVVIFNDVFVPWERVFMCGEVEFAGNLVEYFASYHRQSYGGCKVGVGDVLIGAAANIAEFNGVDKASHIKDKIVEMIHLNETIFSCGVACSCLGYKTSAGNYMVDRLLANVCKQNVTRMPYEIARLLQDIAGGLFVTMPSWKDLENGKVGELLQKYLVGKKGVKVKDRVKLMRLIENLTLGRSAVGYLPESMHGAGSPQAQRIMITRLADIEKKKKFALRLAGIGEQENERLE is encoded by the coding sequence ATGCCTTTAAAAACAGTAAAGGAGTACCTTAATAGCTTAAGAGCGATGAAGTTTGAAGTTTATTTTAGGGGAGAGCGGATAGAAAATCCAGTAGATCACCCCGTAATACGTCCTTCAGTTAATGCTGTAGCTATGACCTATGCTTTAGCGCATAATAGTAAGTACAAAGATCTTGCTACTGCTTATTCACCTTTTGTTGATAAGTATGTAAATCGTTTTACTCATATTCATCAAAGCACTGATGATTTGTTAAAAAAAGTTGAGTTGTTAAGAACAATTGGGCAATTAACTGGGGTTTGTTTCCAACGTTGTGTTGGCATGGACGGTTTAAATGCCGTTTATGCTGTAACGTATGAAATAGATGAAAAATATGGGACCCAATATCACCAAAGGTTTATAAATTATTTAAAATATGTGCAAGAAAATGATTTAGTTGTAGATGGAGCTATGACAGATCCGAAAGGTGACAGGGGGTTAAGGCCTTCTGAACAGGAAGATAAGGATCTTTATTTGCGGGTTGTTAAGGAAACAGAAGAAGGGATAGTTGTTCGGGGTGCTAAGTTCCACCAAACAGGAGCTATTAACTCCCATGAAATATTAGTCATGCCAACAATCTCCTTAAAAGGAGAAGAAGAAAAACCCTACGCAGTATCTTTTGCTGTACCTTCGGATTCTCCAGGAATAGTCTATGTATATGGACGTCAGCCATCGGATTTAAGAAGTTTGTACGATGCTCCTGAGGATTGTGGCAATCCTAAATTTGCGGGGCAAGAAGCTGTGGTAATTTTTAATGATGTTTTTGTTCCCTGGGAAAGGGTATTTATGTGCGGTGAAGTGGAGTTTGCTGGAAATCTTGTCGAGTATTTTGCAAGTTACCATAGGCAAAGCTATGGTGGATGCAAAGTTGGAGTTGGTGATGTTTTAATTGGAGCTGCTGCTAATATTGCGGAGTTTAATGGGGTAGATAAAGCTTCGCATATTAAAGATAAGATTGTTGAAATGATTCATTTAAATGAAACGATATTTTCTTGTGGTGTTGCTTGCTCTTGTTTGGGGTATAAAACAAGTGCAGGTAACTATATGGTTGATAGATTATTGGCAAATGTTTGCAAACAAAATGTAACACGGATGCCCTATGAAATTGCAAGGCTACTGCAGGATATAGCTGGCGGACTTTTTGTGACAATGCCGTCATGGAAAGACTTAGAAAATGGTAAGGTTGGAGAATTGTTGCAGAAATATTTGGTCGGCAAGAAAGGCGTAAAAGTAAAAGATCGGGTAAAACTAATGAGATTAATAGAAAACTTAACATTAGGACGATCTGCTGTTGGGTATTTACCGGAATCGATGCATGGTGCCGGTTCACCTCAAGCTCAAAGAATTATGATTACCAGGCTTGCTGATATAGAGAAAAAGAAAAAGTTTGCCTTGCGGTTAGCTGGAATTGGTGAGCAAGAAAATGAGCGATTGGAGTGA
- a CDS encoding 3-methyl-2-oxobutanoate dehydrogenase subunit VorB, giving the protein MGKVLFKGAEAIAEAAIRSGCKFFFGYPITPQTEVAEYMAKRLPQVGGVYLQAESEVSAINMVFGAAATGARVMTSSSSPGVSLKQEGISYIAGAELPCVVVNIMRGGPGLGCIQAAQSDYFQAVKGGGHGDYKNIVLAPSTVQEAVDLVSLAFDLADKYRNPVMILGDAVLAQIMEPIELPEEKKELPEKPWAITGCSNREQNIITSSYPVPEDLEAVNERLNAKYKQIIKEEQRWEEDGVDDAELVFVAYGTSARIAKDAVETLRNKGKKVGLIRPITLWPFPKKAFKNRMAGKKILVVEMSKGQMVEDVEIAVKGQGEIYFYGRTGGIVPYVEEVLEVAEAILNNENVKKWGEDDEN; this is encoded by the coding sequence ATGGGTAAAGTATTATTTAAAGGTGCTGAAGCCATTGCGGAAGCTGCCATTCGAAGTGGATGTAAATTTTTCTTTGGCTATCCAATTACGCCTCAGACTGAAGTAGCTGAATATATGGCAAAAAGGTTACCGCAAGTTGGGGGAGTTTACCTTCAAGCGGAAAGTGAAGTTTCAGCTATTAATATGGTATTTGGGGCAGCTGCTACAGGAGCACGGGTTATGACATCTTCATCCAGTCCTGGTGTGAGCTTAAAGCAAGAGGGGATTTCTTATATTGCAGGAGCTGAATTACCTTGTGTTGTTGTAAATATCATGCGTGGTGGACCTGGTTTAGGTTGTATTCAGGCAGCCCAATCAGATTATTTTCAAGCGGTAAAAGGTGGCGGACATGGAGACTATAAAAACATTGTTTTAGCACCGTCAACTGTTCAAGAAGCGGTTGATTTAGTGTCTCTTGCCTTTGATTTAGCAGATAAATATAGAAATCCAGTAATGATTTTAGGAGATGCGGTTCTTGCACAAATAATGGAGCCGATTGAATTACCTGAAGAGAAAAAGGAATTGCCTGAAAAACCATGGGCAATTACTGGTTGCAGTAATCGGGAGCAAAATATAATTACCTCATCATACCCGGTACCTGAGGATTTAGAAGCTGTAAATGAAAGGCTCAATGCAAAGTATAAGCAGATTATAAAAGAAGAACAACGCTGGGAAGAAGATGGGGTAGATGATGCAGAGTTGGTTTTTGTTGCATATGGAACTAGTGCCCGGATAGCAAAAGATGCTGTTGAAACTTTAAGAAATAAAGGAAAGAAAGTTGGTTTGATTAGACCAATAACCTTATGGCCTTTCCCGAAAAAAGCGTTTAAGAATAGAATGGCGGGCAAGAAAATATTAGTAGTTGAGATGAGCAAAGGACAAATGGTCGAAGACGTTGAAATTGCAGTTAAAGGTCAAGGCGAAATTTATTTCTATGGAAGAACAGGTGGCATTGTGCCCTATGTTGAAGAAGTTCTCGAAGTAGCTGAAGCTATTTTAAACAATGAAAATGTTAAAAAATGGGGGGAAGATGATGAAAACTAA
- a CDS encoding thiamine pyrophosphate-dependent enzyme — protein sequence MKTKEYIRPKSLKPTQTHYCPGCTHGIIHRILAEVLDEMNLREKAVAVIGVGCSCFAERYFNFDCIDVAHGRAPAVATGVKRANPNLVTITYQGDGDMTAIGSAEALHAAIRGEKITSIMINNAIYGMTGGQMSPTTLIGQKTSTSPYGKKAEEAGYPVRFVETLALQEGVAYAARTAVNNIGNILKTKAAIKKALQAQIDGKGYSIVEILSTCPTNWGVSPKEALKWIEEKMIPVFPLGEFKEI from the coding sequence ATGAAAACTAAAGAGTACATTCGTCCAAAAAGTTTAAAGCCTACCCAAACCCACTACTGTCCAGGGTGTACTCATGGGATTATCCATCGGATTTTAGCTGAAGTCTTAGATGAAATGAATTTGAGAGAAAAGGCTGTAGCAGTAATTGGGGTTGGTTGTTCATGTTTTGCTGAAAGGTATTTTAATTTTGATTGCATTGATGTAGCTCATGGGCGGGCACCGGCAGTGGCTACTGGAGTTAAAAGGGCTAATCCGAATTTAGTAACGATAACGTATCAAGGCGATGGAGACATGACGGCGATCGGTTCGGCTGAGGCTTTGCATGCCGCAATTCGCGGGGAAAAAATTACTTCAATTATGATAAATAATGCTATTTATGGAATGACTGGAGGTCAAATGTCACCAACTACGTTGATTGGACAAAAAACATCTACATCTCCCTATGGTAAAAAGGCAGAAGAAGCAGGATATCCAGTGCGGTTTGTTGAGACGTTAGCTTTACAGGAAGGAGTAGCATATGCAGCTCGAACTGCAGTAAATAACATTGGAAATATTTTAAAAACAAAAGCAGCTATAAAAAAAGCATTACAAGCACAAATAGATGGTAAAGGTTATTCAATAGTTGAAATATTATCGACTTGCCCAACCAACTGGGGTGTATCGCCTAAAGAAGCACTAAAATGGATTGAAGAAAAAATGATTCCAGTATTTCCGTTAGGTGAGTTTAAAGAAATTTAA
- a CDS encoding sigma-54 interaction domain-containing protein — MNWNYMCGNVNEEGVKKYLKELSNKKNVVPVFVSVFNLKGELLAFYCKVCENCKFKESPFPLEHELLNMCFNDELKIIVESIIEEVDRLDDLVIKVKTVKISSLLKKIKELSFLQEELEAIIESSYDGIYVSDCTGKTLRINKAYERITGIKKDEVIGRRLDELKAEGYFSEIVYKQVVKEKRPVTILQKIKNEKEVVVTGNPVLDNSGEVKRVVTNVRDISELNMLRRELAEVKEKSKHYQRKIVELQEKLTLFCQAQQDFKGFIIKSPLMKDVIYKALRVARTDTTVLIIGESGTGKEVIARFIHFNSLRKDKAFLPVNCGAIPENLMESEFFGYEPGAFTGALKTGKMGFFELAQGGTLFLDEVGELPLHLQVKLLRALQTKEIMRLGSTKPIKVDVRIIAATNRNLAKLVEEGKFREDLYYRLNVISIEIPPLRKRKEEIIPMAMEFLTRINEKYGSEKKFTREVLEILKEYKWPGNIRELENVIEHAYVVSQDEINVEDLPIHLDSLYGEPGNIALIRKTLQNRENITLDEAISLVEKKLIEDALLKYGTETRAASVLGVNQSTISRKIKKYNIDVKKIIEKNNEKELS; from the coding sequence ATGAATTGGAATTATATGTGTGGCAATGTTAATGAGGAAGGGGTTAAAAAATATTTAAAGGAGTTAAGCAATAAAAAAAATGTAGTACCGGTATTTGTTAGTGTATTTAATTTAAAAGGAGAGTTATTAGCTTTTTACTGTAAAGTTTGTGAAAATTGCAAATTCAAAGAAAGCCCCTTTCCTTTAGAGCATGAATTACTAAATATGTGTTTTAATGATGAGTTAAAAATTATAGTAGAGTCAATTATTGAAGAAGTGGACAGGTTGGATGATTTAGTAATTAAAGTTAAGACAGTAAAAATAAGTAGCTTATTAAAAAAAATTAAAGAACTTTCATTCTTGCAAGAAGAACTGGAAGCTATTATCGAAAGCTCGTATGATGGTATTTACGTTTCAGACTGTACTGGAAAAACATTAAGGATAAACAAAGCTTATGAGAGAATTACTGGTATAAAAAAAGATGAAGTTATTGGGAGACGACTTGATGAATTAAAGGCTGAAGGTTATTTTTCCGAAATTGTTTACAAGCAGGTAGTGAAAGAAAAACGGCCTGTAACAATTTTGCAAAAAATAAAAAATGAAAAAGAAGTTGTGGTAACGGGAAATCCTGTATTAGACAATAGTGGTGAAGTTAAACGTGTTGTGACCAATGTTCGTGATATTTCTGAGTTAAACATGTTACGGAGAGAACTTGCTGAAGTTAAAGAAAAGTCAAAGCATTATCAACGAAAAATTGTAGAACTTCAAGAAAAATTAACTCTATTTTGTCAAGCTCAGCAAGACTTTAAAGGTTTTATTATCAAAAGTCCTCTAATGAAGGATGTAATATATAAGGCATTGAGAGTAGCAAGGACTGATACTACAGTCTTAATAATTGGAGAGTCTGGAACTGGCAAGGAAGTTATTGCCCGGTTTATTCATTTTAATAGTTTACGTAAAGATAAAGCGTTTTTACCTGTTAATTGTGGTGCAATTCCTGAAAATTTAATGGAATCTGAATTTTTTGGTTATGAACCTGGTGCTTTTACTGGTGCCCTTAAAACAGGTAAAATGGGGTTTTTTGAGTTAGCTCAGGGAGGAACGCTATTTTTAGATGAAGTAGGAGAACTTCCTTTGCATTTACAAGTAAAATTACTTAGGGCATTACAAACGAAAGAAATAATGCGTTTGGGAAGTACAAAACCTATAAAAGTAGATGTACGCATTATTGCTGCAACTAATCGCAATTTAGCTAAATTGGTGGAAGAAGGTAAGTTTCGAGAAGATTTATATTACAGGCTAAATGTTATATCTATTGAAATACCTCCTTTACGAAAGCGAAAAGAAGAAATTATTCCAATGGCAATGGAATTTCTTACTCGAATTAATGAAAAGTATGGTAGTGAAAAAAAATTTACAAGAGAAGTATTAGAAATATTAAAAGAATATAAATGGCCTGGTAATATTCGGGAATTGGAAAATGTAATTGAACATGCATATGTGGTAAGTCAGGATGAAATTAACGTTGAAGATTTGCCTATACATTTGGATTCACTTTACGGGGAACCTGGTAACATTGCTTTAATTAGAAAGACATTACAAAATAGGGAAAATATCACTTTAGATGAAGCAATTAGTTTAGTTGAAAAGAAGTTAATAGAAGATGCTTTGTTAAAATATGGTACAGAAACTCGAGCAGCAAGTGTTTTAGGTGTAAATCAATCGACTATATCGCGGAAGATTAAAAAGTACAATATTGATGTTAAAAAAATAATTGAAAAAAATAACGAAAAAGAATTAAGTTAG
- a CDS encoding 2-oxoacid:acceptor oxidoreductase family protein → MVEATIFAGFGGQGVMRIGQLLTYAGLKEGKGVIWYPAYGSEQRGGTANCTVIIDERRSQVVSPVVKYPTSLVILNEPSLLRFEARLMAGGKLFYNSSLVKSKPKREDIDVYPIPANKIAEELGNVMAANMVMLGAMAAITKVVDIDSLKNELTTIFKGKSENIIKLNELALEKGREAALQL, encoded by the coding sequence ATTGTGGAAGCGACAATTTTTGCTGGTTTTGGTGGCCAAGGGGTAATGAGGATTGGACAATTATTAACTTATGCAGGCTTAAAAGAAGGGAAGGGAGTAATCTGGTATCCGGCTTATGGTTCTGAACAGCGAGGTGGCACGGCCAACTGTACTGTAATTATAGACGAAAGAAGAAGCCAGGTAGTTTCGCCTGTAGTAAAATATCCTACATCGTTAGTTATTTTAAATGAACCGTCATTGCTCAGGTTTGAGGCAAGATTAATGGCAGGGGGTAAACTTTTTTACAATAGCTCGTTGGTGAAATCAAAGCCTAAGCGGGAAGATATTGATGTATATCCAATTCCTGCTAATAAAATAGCTGAAGAACTCGGCAATGTAATGGCGGCAAACATGGTTATGCTAGGTGCTATGGCAGCTATTACAAAAGTTGTAGATATTGACAGCTTAAAAAATGAATTGACAACTATATTTAAAGGAAAAAGTGAAAATATTATAAAATTAAATGAACTGGCATTAGAAAAAGGTAGGGAAGCAGCATTGCAATTATAA